CGACGACGAGTACTACATGAACTACGTCGCGCCGAGAGCCGAAGCGGCGTTCGGCACCGACGACGAGGTCGTCGCCGGATCCGTCGCCAAGCGCACCGCGCCCGAGGCCATCGCCGAGGCCGAGGCCATCGACGCGAAGTACTCGCAGGGCAACCCGGTGGCGGCGAAGGGGCTCGCGCAGCTCGAGGCCCAGTCGATCGACACCGGCAAGAGCCCTGGGCAGCTCAAGCGCGAGGGGCGTTCCGACAAGGGCAAGCACAAGAACCCGCACAAGACGCCCGACTACAAGCAGGCCGAGGAGACGCAGGAGGCGAAGCTCCTCACGATCCTCGTCGAGTTCAACACCGACGCCAACGACGACTTCACGGGCGTGCAGGTTCCGACCGAGTTCGGCTCGACCGAGTGCAAGCCGGGCGAGGTCCAGAACGGCCCCCTCCACAACAACATCCCGAACCCCGCCGATTACGAGCTCGAGGACAACAACTCGATGTGGGTCTCCGACTTCTCGTCGGAGCACTACAACACCATGCTCTTCACCGACAAGGGCATCACCGAGCGCGTGCGCAAGGACCTCGTCGGTCCCGACGGCAAGCCCGGCATCGACATCTCGGGCTACACCATGAAGAACATGTACGAGGAGATGTCGCACGGCGCCTATACCGTGCACGGCTCCGCGACCCCGTGGGTCACCGTCCCGCACTCCGAGGCGTACTACGGCGCGAGCACCTGCTTCCTGAACGACGAGGGCGTGTACGAGGCCGGCGCGATCCAGGACATGCAGGGCCACCCCGACAACCCCATCGGCGCGGGCCAGCTCCCCATCGACGCGGTGACGGCACTGGCGGCGGCGCAGCCCGACTTCCCGTGGGCCGACTACGACATCGAGGACCAGGGCGACCGCGACGGCGACGGGAACTACCTCGAGCCCGACGGCGTGATCGACCACGTCGTGCTCGTGCACGCCGGTGAGGACAAGTCGGGCGGCGGCGGTGCAGAGGGCACCTACGCCATCTGGGCGCACTCCTCCGCTGTCGCGGGCGGCGCTGCCATCCCCGGCACCGACCTCAAGCTCTCGAACTACATCGTGCAGCCCGAGGATTCGGGCGTCGGCGTGTTCGCGCACGAGTACGGCCACGACCTCGGCCTGCCCGACCTCTACGACACCTCCAACCAGGGCGACTCCGACGTCGACTTCTGGGACCTGATGTCGTCGGGCTCGCACTCCGGACCGATCTTCCAGTCGATGCCGACCCACATGGGCCTCTGGGACAAGTGGGTGCTCGGCTGGGCCGACCCCATCCAGATGAACCCCGGTGAAGCTGCCAAGACCATCACCGTCGGCCAGAGCTCGCGCCCGATCAAGGGCACCGAGGACGGCGTGAAGATCAACCTGCCCGCCAAGGTCAACGTCATGGCCGAGCCGACCAGCGGCGAGAACATGTGGTACACCGGCTCCGACCAGGACTGGGGCGACATCCGCATCGTCCGCGACCTCGACGTGCCCGTCGACGCGAAGCTCTGGATGCAGAACAACTACGTCATCGAGGAGGACTGGGACTTCGGCTTCGTCGAGGTCTCGACTGACGGCGGCACCACGTGGAGCGAGCTGAAGGTCCTCAACGAGGACGGCAGCGAGGCCACCACGCCCGACGGCTACGCCGACCCCAACGGCAACATGGCCACCTTCGGCTCGAACGAGGGCGAGGCCAAGCACTACGGCCTCACGGGCACCTCCGACGGGTGGAAGCACCAGTACGTCGACCTCGCCGCGTACGCCGGCAGCACGGTCAGCCTCCGCCTCCGCCTCGCCACCGACGCCGCCTTCCAGGAGCGCGGCTGGTTCGTCGACGACTTCGACCTGCAGAGCGCCGGCACCACCGTCTGGTCCGACGATGTCGAGGGCGGTGACAACGGCTGGGAGAAGCAGGTCGAGACCTTCGCGGCATCGACCGGTCCCGGCTGGCGCATCGACAGCGGCACCTCCACCACCGCCCAGTACTACCTGGTCGAGTGGCGCAACTTCGACGGCTTCGACGAGGGCCTGAAGTACGGGTACGACACCGTCTACAGCGCCACGGCCGGTGCGTGGAAGGTCGACAAGATCAAGTACAACGCTCCCGGTGCGCTCGTCTGGTACCGCGACGCGGGCTACGGCAGCACCAACCACGTCGAGTCCAACGAGACGGCGCTCCCGAGCGCCGGCGCCAAGGGCGGCCTGTTGATCGTCGACAGCCACTTCGACCCGCTGCGCCGTACCGGCGAGGCGGCCGAGATCGACCCCACGGCGACCGACAACATGCCCTCGCGTGCCCAGTCCTCGAACGCGGCGTTCGGCCTCACCAAGACGTACCCCTTCACGGAGTGCATCACGGGAGCCGACTTCACCGACGAGTACTGCACCGACGTCAAGTCCCAGAAGCCGGTGAGCGTCTTCACCGACAACCAGGGCTGGGTCCCCGGCATCGAGATCCGCAACGGCGAGGACCTGTACTACCGCTACCGCAACGGTTCGGTCGTCGTGCCCTCGGTCGACAACCAGCCGTACTCCACGCGGGTCGTCGACGAGAACGGCACGCCGCTCACCGAGTTCTACGGCTTGGAGGTCATGCCGGGCATGACGCTCGGCTCGGGCAACCCGGCCGATGCCGGTGTCGGCTACGGCACCGTCGTCGAGGTGAAGAAGGCGGGCAAGAACAACACGTCCGCCCAGATCAAGATCACCCCGCCCGCAGCGGGCTGATCCGATCGCACGACCGGCGAGGCGTCGGCTCCTTCGGGAGTCGGCGCCTCGCCGCATTCCTGCGGAGCGCCGGCCGCGGAGGCGCCGACGCGCGGATGAGCGCTCGTGAACGCTTGGCGGGCGACCCGGCACGTGCAAGGCTGGAGCGCATGACGCATTCGGGGGAACGTCGGGGAAGGGCCGTCGCCACGGTCGTGGCAGTGGCTGCATTCGCGGGAGCCGCCGTGCTGCTTCCGGGCGCCGCGGTCGCCGCGCCGGGCGACACGATCGGACCGATCAACCCCGTCGCCCAGCCGCTCGGCAGCCATGCCGCGAACAGCGGCTTCCTCGTGTTCGTCGAGGGCGACGTGGAGTTGAACGCGGACGAAGCCGAGGGCACGCTCGCGCTCGGCGGGGACCTCAGCTTCCAGACGCCGTACAACATCGCGGCCGGTTCGGTGCCGCCCGGCACCTTCATCGCCCCCGGCGACACCTCGCCGACGTACCTCTACGTCGGCGGCGGCGTCGCGTTCCCGGACGACGCCGGGGTCGTGCTCAAGGTGCTCAACAACGGCTTCACGAAGATCGCCGACACGACGACCTACGACGCGTTCGACACCGACCAGAACAACACCGTCGGTCCGCACCACGTCGTGCCGCCCGGGGGTTCGTACGAGACGCAGCCGCGCATCGAGGGCACGATCACGCAGACGCCGACCTCGATCGAGACGCCGGTGCCCGCCGACCTCATCGACGTCGACGGGGCGTTCGCCCTCTACCGGGACACGACGACCACGCTCAGCCGCTGCGCTCCGACCATCGACTTCGCCAACCGAGACGATGGCGCACCCCTGACTCCCCCGTATGCCGAGGGGACGGCGGCCCGACTCACCCTCGTGCCCGGCGAGACGAACGTCGTCACGCTCGCGGCGGCCGACCTCGATGCCCTGGCCGAGATCACCTTTCCCGACGGCGGCCCGTCGCCCGACACGCCACTGCTGGTGAACGTCACCGGCACTGCCTTCAGCGGGACCATCCCGAATCTCGCCGGCCTCTCCGGAGCGAATGCGCCGTTCATCCTGTGGAACTTCCCCGAGGCGACCTCGGTGACGGTCACGGGCGGCGCGACCCTCGAGGGCACGATCTACGCCCCGAACGCCGACGTGAACTGGCAGGTCACGCAGAACATCGAGGGCAACGTCATCGCGGCCTCGTTCATCCACGGGCAGCCCGCCGCGACGCCGGTCGGCTCGCCGCGCGAGGTCCACAACTTCCCGTTCGCCGCGGAGCTCACCTGTCTCGAGAGCGGTGACTCGATTCCACCGGATCCCACGGATCCCCCGACCGATCCGTCGACGCCCCCGGGTCCGACGAACCCCGATCAGGCCCTGCCTGCCACCGGGACGGACGCGTTCCCCGGCATGGTGGCGGCGGCCGCCCTCGCCGCGGCCGGAGCCGCCGCCACCGCGATCGGATCGCGCCGACGGGCATGACGGCCGCTCCACTGGGCGACGGAGGCCCGATCAGGCCTGTGGCAGCAGTCCGTCGAGCAGTCGCTCCAGGCCCCACACGAACTGGTCGGTGGAGTTGTGCTGAGCCGCCACGTCGGCGGTGCGTGAGCTGAGGGGGAAGGTGGCGAGGTCCGTCCAGAGCGCCGTGCCCGAGGCATCCGGGAACAGGCCGTCGGTCGGTGCGGCCGCCTCGAGGTCGGCGTCCTGGTCGGCCGACTCGAGGGCGATCGACCCGAGCGCGAAGACCTGCAGCGCGTAGGCAGCCCGCGCGGCGTCGTCGAGGCCGAGGCCGGCAGCGGTGAACGACTCGAGGAGCGTCTCGTTCAGGCGCATCGCGTTCGGCCCGTCGAGCGGGCCGCTCATGATGAGGCCGAGCGCGCCGGCGTGCGCGGTGAGGAGCTCACGGAGGCGGAGCGCAAGGGCCACGATGCGCCGGCGGATCGCCGCGGCATCCGGAACGTCGACCGTGTCGGAACCGCCGGCTTCGCGCAGGTCGAGGCGGGCGAGCAGGTGCTCGATCATGCCGCGGAGCAGTGCGTTCTTGCTGGAGTAGTAGGTATAGAGTGCGGTCGGCGTGATGCCGAGCGAGCCGGCGACGCCCCGCACGGACACCGCGGCGAAGCCTCTCGTCTCGAGCAGGTCGAAGGCGGCGTCGAGGATCTCGGCGTGGGTGAAGCTGCGGCGGGGTCCGGGTCTCATGCGGGTGCGATCTGGCGGTTCATCTCCACACACCGTACAGTGTTGTAACGCCGAACAGTGTCCAGAGATATCGCGAGATCAGGAGCACCATGAGCGACCCCCGCCTGCATGTCGTCTTCGGCTCGGGCCCCGTCGGCCGCGCCACCGCGGTCGCACTGCGCTCCCGCGGGCTCGGCGTGCGCATCGTCAACCGAAGCGGCCGCAACGCGCTGGGGCCCGATGCCGCAGCGCTGGCCGACGTCGAGGTGATCAGCGGTGATGCCGCGGACGCCGCATTCGCCACCCGCGCGGCCGCCGGCGCGGCATCCGTCTACCAGACCCTGAACCCCGTCTACCACCGGTGGGCCGAGGACTTCCCGCCGCTGCAGCGCGGCGTGCTCGCGGCCGCGGAGGCGAACGGCGCGCGCCTCGTGAACATGGACAACGTGTACTCGTACGGCCGCACCGGCGGCAGGCCGCTCACCGAGGAGAGCCCTCAGCAGCCGCACACCCGCAAGGGGCGAGTGCGGCTCGACATGGCGAACGAGCTGTGGGCGGCGCACCGCGAGGGGCGCGTCGAGGTCGTGAGCGGCCGGGCGTCCGACTACTACGGGCCGGGTGCGGGTATCGCGTCGCCCATCGGCGACCGAGTGCTCGACGCGGTGGCCGCCGGCAAGCGCGTCGACCTGTTCGGTGATCCCGGCCTGGTGCACAGCTACACGTACCTGCCCGACATCGGCGAGGGCCTCGCCGTGCTCGGCACGGCGGACGGCGTGAGCGGATCCGCCTGGCACCTGCCGAACGACCCGCAGCCGTGGACGAGTCGCGCGATGGTCGAGGAGTTCTTCCGGCTCGCCGGCACCGAGCCGCGCATCGGACGCCTGCCGAAGGTCGCGTTGCGCGCCGTCGGCCTCGTCAATCCGACCGTTCGGGAGCTCCTCGAGATGGCCTACGAGTTCGAGGAGCCGTTCGTCGTCGACTCGAGTCGCATCGCGGCGCTCGGCGCACGCGCGACTCCGATCGCCGAGGCGCTCGACCGCACGTTCCAGGCGTACCGGGTCGCGCACGCCTGACAGGCGACGGCCTGCGGCTCCGACGAGCGGCGTCGGACCGAGGTCGGCGACGACGCCCGCGTCATGCGCAGGGCGCCGCCGCCGGGTTCGGGCGGTCGGGCTCAGCCGAGCCGGGTCAGGAACGTGAGGACCGAGCCGTCCTCCTCGATCAGGGGCCCGAGCGCCGCATTGAACGGGGCGCCGTACGGGGCGGCGAGATGCTCGGCGAACGCCGCGTCGTCGCGGTAGGCCTCGACGACCACGAAGCCGGTGCCGATCGGCTCCGGTCCTTCCGTCGCGCCCGACCCCGCCGGAGCAGGACCGACGCGATGCGGCTCGAAGGCGAGGCATCCGGGCTCGTCGCGCACCTTCGCGGTGAGCGCGAGGAGGAGGCGCTCGACCTCCTCCTCGTGGCCGGGCAGGGCGGTGAACCGGGCCACGAGCTCGACGCGGCCGTCCTCACTCGCCCAGCTCATCCGCGGGCCGCGCCCGTCATGATCGCCACGGCGTCCGTCATGGAGTGCGACTCCGGCGTGATCGTCGCCGCGCGCTTGCCGAGCCGCTGGATGTGGATGCGGTCGGCGACCTCGAAGACGTGCGGCATGTTGTGCGAGATGAGGATCACGGGGATGCCGCGCTCGCGCAGGTTCTTGATGAGCTCGAGCACCTGGTTGGACTCGCGCACGCCGAGCGCCGCGGTGGGCTCGTCGAGCACCACGACCTTCGAGCCGAACGCGGCGGCGCGGGCCACGGCCACGGCCTGGCGCTGCCCGCCCGAGAGGTTCTCGACCGGCACGGTCACGTCCTGCAGCGTCGAGATGCCGAGCGCGGTGAGCTCGTCCTTCGCCTTCTGCCGCATGCCCTTCTGGTCGACGACGCGGAAGACGGAGCCGAGCACGCCCCGCTTGCGCTCCTCGCGACCGAGGAACAGGTTCGCGGCCACGTCGAGCGCCGGCGAGACGGCCAGGTTCTGGTACACCGTCTCGATGCCCGCGGCCCGAGCGTCCTGCGGGCGCTTGAAGTGCACGGGCTTGCCGTCGAGGAAGATCTCGCCCTCGTCGGGGATCTCGGCGCCGGTCAGGCACTTGATCAGGGTCGACTTGCCTGCGCCGTTGTCGCCGATCACGGCGAGCACCTCACCCGGGTAGAGGTCGAGGCTCACGCCGTCGAGGCCGACGACGCGGCCGAACGTCTTCACGAGGCGTCGGGCCCGGAGGATGGGCGTGCGGGTCTCCACGGGCGCGCCGCCCGCGGCATCCGATGCGATGGTGTCGGTCATTTGCGTACCTTTCGGATCCACTGGTCGACGGAGACGGCGACGATGATGAGCACGCCGACCGCGAAGGTCTGCCAGAGCACGTCGAGCCCGGCGAGTGAGAGGCCGTTGCGGAAGACGCCCACGATGAGGGCACCGAGCAGCGTGCCCCACACGGTGCCGCGGCCGCCGAAGAGGCTCGTGCCGCCGATGACGACGGCCGTGATCGAGTCGAGGTTGAGGTCGGTGCCCGCGTTGGGCGAGGCCGCGTTGGTGCGGCCGATCTGGATCCACGCACCGAGCGCGAGGATGGCGCCCGCGGCCAGGTACACGCTCATCAGCACGCGGTTCACGCTGATGCCGGCCAGGCGCGCGGACTCCTTGTCGTCGCCCACCGC
This DNA window, taken from Agromyces sp. 3263, encodes the following:
- a CDS encoding immune inhibitor A domain-containing protein, whose amino-acid sequence is MATIPVLALAAAGLATMGATGASAAPSHVSAPVISDDEYYMNYVAPRAEAAFGTDDEVVAGSVAKRTAPEAIAEAEAIDAKYSQGNPVAAKGLAQLEAQSIDTGKSPGQLKREGRSDKGKHKNPHKTPDYKQAEETQEAKLLTILVEFNTDANDDFTGVQVPTEFGSTECKPGEVQNGPLHNNIPNPADYELEDNNSMWVSDFSSEHYNTMLFTDKGITERVRKDLVGPDGKPGIDISGYTMKNMYEEMSHGAYTVHGSATPWVTVPHSEAYYGASTCFLNDEGVYEAGAIQDMQGHPDNPIGAGQLPIDAVTALAAAQPDFPWADYDIEDQGDRDGDGNYLEPDGVIDHVVLVHAGEDKSGGGGAEGTYAIWAHSSAVAGGAAIPGTDLKLSNYIVQPEDSGVGVFAHEYGHDLGLPDLYDTSNQGDSDVDFWDLMSSGSHSGPIFQSMPTHMGLWDKWVLGWADPIQMNPGEAAKTITVGQSSRPIKGTEDGVKINLPAKVNVMAEPTSGENMWYTGSDQDWGDIRIVRDLDVPVDAKLWMQNNYVIEEDWDFGFVEVSTDGGTTWSELKVLNEDGSEATTPDGYADPNGNMATFGSNEGEAKHYGLTGTSDGWKHQYVDLAAYAGSTVSLRLRLATDAAFQERGWFVDDFDLQSAGTTVWSDDVEGGDNGWEKQVETFAASTGPGWRIDSGTSTTAQYYLVEWRNFDGFDEGLKYGYDTVYSATAGAWKVDKIKYNAPGALVWYRDAGYGSTNHVESNETALPSAGAKGGLLIVDSHFDPLRRTGEAAEIDPTATDNMPSRAQSSNAAFGLTKTYPFTECITGADFTDEYCTDVKSQKPVSVFTDNQGWVPGIEIRNGEDLYYRYRNGSVVVPSVDNQPYSTRVVDENGTPLTEFYGLEVMPGMTLGSGNPADAGVGYGTVVEVKKAGKNNTSAQIKITPPAAG
- a CDS encoding collagen-binding domain-containing protein, translating into MAAFAGAAVLLPGAAVAAPGDTIGPINPVAQPLGSHAANSGFLVFVEGDVELNADEAEGTLALGGDLSFQTPYNIAAGSVPPGTFIAPGDTSPTYLYVGGGVAFPDDAGVVLKVLNNGFTKIADTTTYDAFDTDQNNTVGPHHVVPPGGSYETQPRIEGTITQTPTSIETPVPADLIDVDGAFALYRDTTTTLSRCAPTIDFANRDDGAPLTPPYAEGTAARLTLVPGETNVVTLAAADLDALAEITFPDGGPSPDTPLLVNVTGTAFSGTIPNLAGLSGANAPFILWNFPEATSVTVTGGATLEGTIYAPNADVNWQVTQNIEGNVIAASFIHGQPAATPVGSPREVHNFPFAAELTCLESGDSIPPDPTDPPTDPSTPPGPTNPDQALPATGTDAFPGMVAAAALAAAGAAATAIGSRRRA
- a CDS encoding TetR/AcrR family transcriptional regulator, which codes for MRPGPRRSFTHAEILDAAFDLLETRGFAAVSVRGVAGSLGITPTALYTYYSSKNALLRGMIEHLLARLDLREAGGSDTVDVPDAAAIRRRIVALALRLRELLTAHAGALGLIMSGPLDGPNAMRLNETLLESFTAAGLGLDDAARAAYALQVFALGSIALESADQDADLEAAAPTDGLFPDASGTALWTDLATFPLSSRTADVAAQHNSTDQFVWGLERLLDGLLPQA
- a CDS encoding NAD-dependent epimerase/dehydratase family protein, which produces MSDPRLHVVFGSGPVGRATAVALRSRGLGVRIVNRSGRNALGPDAAALADVEVISGDAADAAFATRAAAGAASVYQTLNPVYHRWAEDFPPLQRGVLAAAEANGARLVNMDNVYSYGRTGGRPLTEESPQQPHTRKGRVRLDMANELWAAHREGRVEVVSGRASDYYGPGAGIASPIGDRVLDAVAAGKRVDLFGDPGLVHSYTYLPDIGEGLAVLGTADGVSGSAWHLPNDPQPWTSRAMVEEFFRLAGTEPRIGRLPKVALRAVGLVNPTVRELLEMAYEFEEPFVVDSSRIAALGARATPIAEALDRTFQAYRVAHA
- a CDS encoding putative quinol monooxygenase codes for the protein MSWASEDGRVELVARFTALPGHEEEVERLLLALTAKVRDEPGCLAFEPHRVGPAPAGSGATEGPEPIGTGFVVVEAYRDDAAFAEHLAAPYGAPFNAALGPLIEEDGSVLTFLTRLG
- a CDS encoding ATP-binding cassette domain-containing protein, yielding MTDTIASDAAGGAPVETRTPILRARRLVKTFGRVVGLDGVSLDLYPGEVLAVIGDNGAGKSTLIKCLTGAEIPDEGEIFLDGKPVHFKRPQDARAAGIETVYQNLAVSPALDVAANLFLGREERKRGVLGSVFRVVDQKGMRQKAKDELTALGISTLQDVTVPVENLSGGQRQAVAVARAAAFGSKVVVLDEPTAALGVRESNQVLELIKNLRERGIPVILISHNMPHVFEVADRIHIQRLGKRAATITPESHSMTDAVAIMTGAARG